The genomic window CTATTGCCTTAGCAAAAGGAACTGTAGAAACAAAGGACGGTGGTCTTGAAAGCGGTTCATTTACTATTGATATGGGTACTATCACCGTAACTGACCTTGAAGGGGATGAAAAAGCAAGTCTTGAAGGACATTTAAAAGGACAGGGAGAAAATAAAGAAGATCATTTCTTTAACGTAGCTAAGTTTCCTACCGCACAATTTCAAATCACGGGTATTACCGAAGAAAACGGAAAAACTATGGTTGAGGGAAATTTAACGATGAAAGGTACTGAGAAGAATATATCTTTTCCGGCAACGGTAAACGTAAATGGGGATACGATAACGCTGGAAAGTGAAGTATTTACCATCGACCGTACGATCTGGGGTGTGAACTACGGTTCAAAATCAGTTTTTGAAAACCTGGGGGATAAATTTATCAATGATGATATTGAGTTAAAAGTATCATTACAAGCATCTAAAGCTTAGTAGATCACTTAAAATGTAAAGTAAAACTGTCTTAACCATATTTTTAGGGCAGTTTTTTTATGCCTTATTGTTTGAAATTTATCCCTATCAGAAGAAAGTATCAGCAGGAATTGATGAATTTAGTTTTCTTCTTCTAGATTACGAATGGCATGTATCACATGATCAAATTCAAATTGATAACCTGCCGATATTATTTTTGCGCAAGAAACCCGCTGACTACCAAAGAGTACGATATGCATTTCGCCTAATACTAATTTCATAGCAAATTTTGGGATATTAGGTAAAATCAGATTTTTATCAACTACTTCTGCTATGGTTTCGGTTAGCTTTTCATTTGAAACCGGGTTGGCCGCAACAGCATTGTAAACTCCTTCTAACTCCTCTTTGAACACATACATAAAAATACTAGCCAAATCATTAATATGTATCCAACTTTGCCATTGTTTTCCTGAACCAAAGGCTGCTCCTACTCCGTATTTAACTGGTGTTGAAATCTTTGGATAAGCTCCGCCTTTTTGTGATAGTACTAAGCCTATTCTAATTTTAGCAACATCGATAGCAAGTGTTTTAAATTGATCTACAGCGGTTTCCCATAGGGCGACTACTTCCCCCAGAAAATTGTTTGCCACCTCGGTATGCTCTTCTGTATAATATTTTTGTAAAGAATCCGGATAAATCCCCACGGCACTGGCAGATACCACCTGGCGTACGGAGTGTTTTATTTCTGATAGTCGTTGCACTAATAAAGCAGTGGTTTCCGTTCGACTTTTAATAATTGTATTTTTGTAGGAGTTTGTCCAGCGTTTTGCAATACTTGCACCCACTAAATGAATAATTACTTCTACCTCTTTAAAGCAAGTATCGTCAATTTCCCCTTGATAAGGATTCCAATAAAATCCTTTATAA from Aquimarina sp. ERC-38 includes these protein-coding regions:
- a CDS encoding YceI family protein, producing the protein MKTNVLSLFAIGAFLSIAVSCKGEKKNETEATAAEEVIEAPAAAVVYNVVPAQSSISWTGKKPTGEHTGTIALAKGTVETKDGGLESGSFTIDMGTITVTDLEGDEKASLEGHLKGQGENKEDHFFNVAKFPTAQFQITGITEENGKTMVEGNLTMKGTEKNISFPATVNVNGDTITLESEVFTIDRTIWGVNYGSKSVFENLGDKFINDDIELKVSLQASKA
- a CDS encoding TIGR01777 family oxidoreductase encodes the protein MKVLITGATGMIGQEIVKRCRTSGIAVNYLTTSKDKLTDSPDYKGFYWNPYQGEIDDTCFKEVEVIIHLVGASIAKRWTNSYKNTIIKSRTETTALLVQRLSEIKHSVRQVVSASAVGIYPDSLQKYYTEEHTEVANNFLGEVVALWETAVDQFKTLAIDVAKIRIGLVLSQKGGAYPKISTPVKYGVGAAFGSGKQWQSWIHINDLASIFMYVFKEELEGVYNAVAANPVSNEKLTETIAEVVDKNLILPNIPKFAMKLVLGEMHIVLFGSQRVSCAKIISAGYQFEFDHVIHAIRNLEEEN